Part of the Mytilus trossulus isolate FHL-02 chromosome 2, PNRI_Mtr1.1.1.hap1, whole genome shotgun sequence genome is shown below.
TAAGCAAACGGCCTAAGGGTTGCCGTTCACGTAAACTTCTGATTTCAATAGAAGCTTCCATCGAGGCGGTAACTGGTAATAAATGGTTCAAAGAAGAAAGTAATGGAGTATTTTCATTTCCATGGCGTGTTGTGGGGTTGCTAGAAGGTAATGCATGTCCAAGATTTTGATTTGTTGGCCAAAGTTCAGCAATTAAAATCATTGAAAGTAAAAAGTATTCCATTTGTAGTGGATGTGCGAACGGTTTGATCATCTCATAAATAATATTTGGGTAACAGCTCTTACTTGAAGCACAATTCCTGCTTTTGCCTGCTGAGTTTTGGTAAATTTCAGCAAAATAATGAGCCCATTGCGAAATATTTGCTAATACTATTAACAATAAACTGTAGTAAATCTTCCACGAGCATTTAAAGGAACAACGAATACAAAACTGTAAAAACCACgattgaattatataaaaaataatttcaaaggaaTGAAAGATAACTTTCGCTACTTCATAACTAGTGTCATAAGTTGAGTTTTTGTCTAAGCAACCCTCCTTCTTGCGCTCCTCAAATTTTTTCTCTTCACAGCGAACCGTACTAATAATTTTTGCCAACGTAAACAAAGTACTTCCAATTGCAAAAAtccaaagaaataaaaatttcactTTGAAGTTTGTGTTTCTATTTCCAGCTGTTGTCAAAATGTCAGAATGCCTAAGTTGATAATTTATCAAATGAGCAATGCAAACAACTATTGCTAAGAAAATAACAACACAAAGGTAAGAATATATTGAGAAATACGTCATCATTTCGGTCTTTTCTGAATCAACCAACTGAACTCCAAACATAGAAAGAACGGTAATCACTAGAACACTAGAAAGTAGTATAAGTCCGCTGATACTGCCATCATGAGATCGAACATTATCAGTACTGTGATGTTTTGTCGACGCTTCTCCGGCAGTAAGGGGTAAAACTACCGCTGCATTGAAAAACTTTGCCAGGGATTCCATTGCtgaaattaagataaaatatttttcattatcagAGTatctaagttaacttgtaatTGAAAGATAACTTCTTTGTGCATAAAATGAAAGGTAAAATATATGGCATATGTTGAAAGAGActcatttgtaaataaactcgtcatagataccaggattaaattatGTATGTACGCCAGATACAATTTGAAGGTCTTTCAATACTCAAATTAACATTTGGTAGAATTTgtgttaatgaataaaaaagttattgttgttattttgctGTTGCCATGTTTTTAGCATAGAATAAAATTAAGCATGGTAATGGGCAAATAGCCTGTGTACGTTTTCtatcggtttttttttaaattctagttcatttatatgttttgacgTTTTGTTGTTTAGGGGccaaacatatatatgaattaaaatttaaacaaaacacacaaGGCTAACGAAGGGGTCTGTGTATATTTGCGtccatttcattttcattaaaaataaataagagattgttttcattttacgTTTTTGATTTCTctaaaaccaaaattaaaatcaaaaaagtttccGTTTTTCGTTTTTGGTTTCAATTAAGACGAATTTTgtacttaattttaattatttctcattttaaaatgtacaatgtTTTCCTTTCTTGTTTCACAGGCGTTAATAGTAAATATTGCCAATGTAAAAAGGCTAGGACTCATCCTCACTTGGGACAGGTGTGAAaatgcagcgggattaaacaaTTCTTATGAAATCTCACACTTACCCCTTTGCTTCTAAGCAACGTAGAATgaacaaacacacagcaatataaacagtcaaactcagtccaaaagaagtccgagtcgaATTGACAGAAAAGATAACAAAAGAATCTAAGCAAAATGACAGtgatacataaacaaacaaagaacTGTAACCAACTGTGGTGTGGTCACGTTTCTCCAACATTTAGTAATTAGACTAAAATAACATTAGGGATTATGGGGTCCTCTTAAGGACTGGATCTTGATATCTACCTGTAATTCACCTGTTCTTaaccaaaattttgttaaaaaggtatatattttttgaagacacatatattttttaatagtctCCCAAAATTGTAAAAGTCGATATAATCTTACGCagtgatgtaatttttttattttataaaaaaaaaaagagatgtgCATGGTACGATagacaataagacaactctctacaagagaccaaatgacattgaagttacaattatacataaaaaaaagaagatgtggtatgattgtcaatgaaaaaactattcacaagagaccaactgatacagatattaacaaagagaggtcaccgtacggccttcaacgctGAGCAAAGTTataacgcatagtcagctataaaaggacccgaGAAGCTTGAGACAAATGTTTAAcaactcaaacgagaaaactaacggcctaatttatgtacaatataatgaacgaaaaacgaaTATATTACACAGGCTCCAACAATCCCCCTTATCTTGAGACATTGGTGCAACAGAACAATAAAAGAACtgtacaaaaacataaataagcAACAAATAATCttagactaaattatcaatcactACACATCCAGTATAATACCGTACGGCCGAAAGcaatttttttgctttttttatatataagtttgTCTATTTTTCATAGTAATGTATTATAGATTACAATGTTTCgatattgaataaaaattaacattttgtattttgagaGCTATTACGAATTTATATATCTTGAGTCATTAAGCCAGTTCCCACAGTTAAACACTATATAGATCACGACGCGACGTGATGTACCCAATTTATACCAGCTCTGTTTTCGTGGAAAAAGTGGACAGATATTCGACTGACTCTTTCATCTTTTAAGACAGCATACCATGAAAACTGGCTTCGACTCTTGTGATATACAGACAGAACGACTAAGTAGATATGGTTCTTCGCACTAGAAGACAATAGCTTTCGATgactttttacataaataaaacttgGCTGTTCTGTTTTGCATTGGTTTAGATCTTAACatttacatgtaacaaaaatacaaaaatatatcaagtaATAGAATAAATTACTAAAATGAGGTACAGTCAGTGAacatttcgatttttcatgttacttttaataaaaaaaaatcttttaaaaataataatttcgagattatttcttaatatttttttatgaaattttcagtTTGATAAAGAATTCACTTgtctatttaatgatttttttagttgaataacctttttaattttgtaaatcaaataCGGATGAAAATAATTAAGTAACAGTTTCGGGTTATACTCGACCAAAAATATATGGggtttttttatagaatttttttttaacaataccctttttacaatattttagttAAGACCTGATAAAGGTGAATTACAGGTAATTATCACGATGCCAGTCCTTATGAGGACCCCCTAATCCCTAATGTTGTTTTAGTCTAATTATCAAATGTTGGAGAAACGTGACTAAACCAGAACTGTTAGGGGTTAAGTGTCATACAATCATGAAATATATTAGAAGtacataacccgtatcatgccaacaactggtttaaGAATATATGTGATTATTTCAGATGCAAAGACCATATGAGTGAATCAATAATAATACCAAAATATGCCATCTTTAATGACCAGGCAACAGCATCGCAACTTTATCCCTTTAGAAAAGGTTTGTTAAATATGGCCGGAAAACTGCACAAAAGCGAcctctttttttattctcatcAAATATGCGAATTTGGAATTGCCTTCTTCATCATTAAACTTTGTTGTTTTTATGCAGTATAGTTTAATATATTATGGTGgaaaaatgatcaaatatgaaaaagttcTCATAAGCATTGGCCAAATGTGGGCCAAATACGAACCgtaatgtttttcttctttaaagATTGACATTGTCTTGTGTATTGTGTTGTACCATCGTGTATTTTAGTGATCATGTCATCAATGGACtccttaattatatatataaaaaaaaaagtggcatGACTGtcaatgagacacctctccacaaaagatcaaaatgacacagaaattaaaactataggtcaccgtacggtcttcaacaacaattagcaaagcccataccgcatagtcagttatacaaggccccgaaatgattgattgattgattgttggttgcttaacgtccagtcgcaaatatttcatgcatattcaggacgagaacaagtttataataaaaacaataggtaggttgatacgataaaggccatctgggatgatggtcggggaaatttagACTTCCACTGGAAAATTAGGGTatcttggatagggacagaaattttgccttgcaacagaccacctacggacccctcaaaagagttgttgaaagggttcttaacgtgcaaacaGCATAGCACTCTCTTtgcacgaggcatcggatttaacgtccccttctgaccggacgtgactgcgaacgtGATACagcccgcacagccaaacggacgccccacttcggcaagcgttttatactgccggtcgggagaagaccaagtgaccatatttctataccccagtcaccctttccccgaaatgacaatgttaaacaattcaaacgagaaaactgacggcctaatgtatgtacaaaaaatgaacgaaaaataaatatgtatcgcataaaaaacgacaaccactgaataacaggcttcTGATTTAGGAAATGcaaatacatacagaatgtcgtggggttaaacatgtggTCCGAACCCTCCActaacctgggacaatggtAAAACTCAGTTGAAAAGG
Proteins encoded:
- the LOC134705342 gene encoding uncharacterized protein LOC134705342, producing the protein MESLAKFFNAAVVLPLTAGEASTKHHSTDNVRSHDGSISGLILLSSVLVITVLSMFGVQLVDSEKTEMMTYFSIYSYLCVVIFLAIVVCIAHLINYQLRHSDILTTAGNRNTNFKVKFLFLWIFAIGSTLFTLAKIISTVRCEEKKFEERKKEGCLDKNSTYDTSYEVAKVIFHSFEIIFYIIQSWFLQFCIRCSFKCSWKIYYSLLLIVLANISQWAHYFAEIYQNSAGKSRNCASSKSCYPNIIYEMIKPFAHPLQMEYFLLSMILIAELWPTNQNLGHALPSSNPTTRHGNENTPLLSSLNHLLPVTASMEASIEIRSLRERQPLGRLLNSKSVACIAFGVAIVVPCYIFGSITLSERVTNAERENVTITTMSTMEITDVAYDIFLSLLVITLLIISFYLFSNSSSLRAIMIKQYLHFHHKIIIASFLGSVGYFSLVVFSCLYEGKSYLLMSQKILVLIELYLQVICILQFNSYSKCRRSSGDYVYLLLSVINLCYWIDDSIFESTTTYDKQILENVYRATTQKLVSHFLFPFLVFFRFKSFISFFSIFRQIPYDEECMENVIL